Within the Candidatus Cloacimonas sp. genome, the region ATGAGGATTTTTTAGACCTTATTTTTAGTGCAAACATCATTCTTTGTAAACCAGGTTATAGTTCCTTGGCAGAAGCAACGCAATTGGGCAAATTTATTATCTATTGTCCTCGCAAAAATTATCCGGAAGAAAAAGCTTTGATTGCAGGAATGCAAAAATATCCCAATTGCCTGCAGATAGGAACATTGCAACATAGCAGAGCAGAATGGAAATCTATATTTAACAGTATTCAACCCCACACTATAAAAACTAAAGCATATCGGAACTGCAACAGGGAAGTTGCCGGTATGGTGTTAAATAAATACAGTCAAAGGAAAGGAAACCAACTTATCAGCATTTTTGACCTTGGTTCCAACAACTTGAATTATTTACTCTATGATAGAGAAAAGCAGCAAGTTATCCATAAAACCCAGGTAACTACCTCTTTAGGGAAGAATTTCCGGAGGAACAGGATAAGCGCCTTACGGCTGAATAATGTAAAAAAGGCAATAAACAGTTTATTCCAGCTGGATTCTTATCTAAAATCCGAAAAAGTTCTTTTGGCAACTGGAGTAATGTGCAAGGCAGCTAACGCAGCTTCTTTAATTGATTGGATAACAAATAAATATGGCATCAGCTGTAGCATAATTTCACCAGAAGAAGAAATCCGGTATGCGTATTATGCAGCAAAAAATTATAGAAATGGGGAAGAGGCATCTCTGGCAATTGATATTGGTGGTTTTTCCACTGAGGTAATTGAGTTAAACAAGGAAAAGAAACAGCAGGGAATTAGTTTACCCTTTGGTCTAATAACTCTACTTAACGATTTTGATACAGAAATAGAAACTGCAGAGAATTATATCAAGGATATGCTGGCTACAATTCCTGATTACCATTGCCATAAACTTATCGGTATAGGGTTAACTTACACCTATCTAGCAGCAGTTGTTTATAAATGCAGCTATGCAGATATGGAAAAACAGGAGGGCAAAGCTATCAGCAAAAAGCAATTGCAGCATCTTTTGCAGTCAATTGCAAGGGAAGAGGAAGCAGAATATTTACCTTTTTTGCTGGAGGAAAGCTATCTCCCGGTACTTAAATTAAGCATAATTTTTAATATTTCTTTACTGGACAGATTTGAGGTCTCGGAAATTATTGTTTGTAATTCCGGAATATCAGTTGGCTATGCCAATTGGCTTTCCGCAAAGAAAAAACGCAAGGCACAGAAATGAAATTTTACATAGAGACCTACGGTTGTCAGATGAATGTGGCAGATAGTGAATTGATTGCCAGCATCTTAACTAAGGCAGGTCATCAGAAAGTTACTCAAATCGGAGAAGCAGAATTACTCCTATTTAATACTTGCAGCGTTCGCTCTCATGCCGAAGAAAGGGTTTTAGGCAGAATTCAAAGTGAGGGTCACCGAAAAAAAGATAATCCTCAGCTTAAAATTGGCGTAGTGGGCTGTATGGCACAACGCTTGGGGAAAGAATTGAAGCAGGAGAACCAGGTTGTAGATTTTATTATCGGAGTTGATCAGTATAAAAATCTTCCCGAAATCCTGCAAGGAAACATTGCTGCTACTTGTTTGACGGATTTAGATCAGACCGAGGTTTATAGAGGATTTTTGCCCTCACACCAGAGTAAGTTTTGTGCTTACATAACCATTATGCGGGGCTGTAATAATTTTTGTTCCTATTGCATAGTTCCATATCTGCGAGGACGGGAACGCAGCCGTCCCTGGCAGGAAATTATTCAAGATACAAGAACAGCAGGCAAGCAGGGAAGAAAAGACATTACTCTATTGGGGCAAAATGTTAATTCCTATCAAGATGCAGAGATGAATTTTCCTCGTCTGTTAGCACAACTTAACTGTCTGGAAGATATTTACCGCCTGAGATTTATCACTTCCCATCCGAAAGATTTATCCGATGAGCTGATAGAAGTTATCGCCAAATCCGCTAAAGTATGTGAGCATATACATTTACCCGTTCAAAGCGGAAGTGATCAAATCTTGCAGGAAATGAATCGTAATTACACTGTTCAGCACTACCTTGATTTAGTTACTAAATTGCGTAATGCAATACCACATATAGCAATAACTACAGATATTATGACCGGTTTTCCCAAAGAGACAAATGAGGATTTTCAGGATACTTTGTCACTAATGAAAGAAGTAGAATTTGACGACGCTTTTTGCTATAAATTCAGTCCACGACCCGGAACATTAGCAGCCGACTTTAAAGAGCAGGTTCCGGAACCGGAACGGCTGCTGTGTTTACAACAGATGATTGAACTGCAGCGAACTATTACTTTGAAAAAGAACAAAGCATTGATCGGTAGAACGGTTGAAGTTTACATTGAGGGCTATAGCAAAAAAAGCAAGGATATTGTTTTTGGAAAAACCCGTGATTTTAAGAATGCAGTTTTAAGGGGAAGCGAACAAGATTTTGGGACATTGCAAAAAGTGGAGGTTAAGGATGCCACGGCAAGCACGCTTAAGTGTTTTTAGTCAGACCTCAGAAAGTTGTGATAAGGCATATTATGTAAACTTGCATATCAGGGAGATAATTGCCTTAATCCCTAACCACTTATCCCCCGCATCTTTATTGGGCAGGGATGATATAAATGGTTAAGATGACAATGAATCAGATTGGCATTTGCATTTATGGCAGAAGCTATTTATTTTTAAGATATGGATTAGATTTCTGCTTTCGCAAAAATGACAATGGACTATAGGAATTACAATAAACAATGGAATTACAGCCCCCCTTTACTTTATAAAAAGGAGAAAAAATGAAAAGTATGACCGGTTTTGGCAGTGCTTTAATCAGTAGAGAAAATATGGATGTGGAAATTGAGATTAAGTCAATTAACGGAAGATTTCTGGATTTACGCCTATCACTTCCCAGAGAACTAAGTTTTTACGAAACAGAAATTAGGAAGCAGATTGTAAAGACCATTTCCCGTGGAACAGTGGAAATTAGAATCAATTTTAGTGATCACCGGGAACCGAAATTAATGTTAGATAAAACGAAATTACTAAAATATAATGAATTAGCTATAGAAGCAGCCAATCTTTTAGCCATTGAAGAGGTTATTTCCATAGAATTTTTATTGCAGGAGCCGGGGGTTATAGAAAGCAAGAATCGCTTAAGCGAAGATAGCGCCTTGGCTGCTATTTTAAATGAGGCATTGGAGATTTCTTTAAAGAGGATAAATGAATCAATGCTGGTGGAAGGAGAACAGATAAAGCAGGATTTGAGCGTCTCAATGCAAAAAATAGAGCAAGCGGTAAATACCATTGCTGAGCTTTGTGATCCCTTTAAGAAGGAACTTTTTGCCACAATGCACAGGCATATTGAAGAGCTTATTGGAACCTATAAAATTGAAAATCTGGAACAGCGTTTGATCCAGGAGCTGGCTATTTATGTGGATAAATATGATATTGGAGAAGAATTAAGCAGGTTAAAAGCACATATTCTTACTTTTGTAGCCACCTTGCAGGAAGAGGGGGATATTGGCAAGACGCTGAATTTCATTATTCAAGAAATGCAACGCGAAGCAAACACCTTAGGTTCAAAGTTTTCTACCGCACAAAGTTTTCCGCTGATTTTAACCATTAAAGAAGAAATTGAAAAGTGCCGGGAGATTGTGCAAAATGTTGCCTGAACCCATTCTAAAATGGAAATCCTGGCCCCTGGTGGAACGACCCTGGACATCTTTAATATTAATTCTCTTTTTGCTTATCCTCTCATTTTTATTATATTACATCGCTGTAATTAATTGGCAGCAACCGTTTTACTATATTTTAGGAATGCTTCTGGTTTTAGGTAACCTTCTCCCCTATTTTATCTTAACCGAATATGAACTGTATGAGGATAGAGTGCAGGTGCGTTATCTTTTTCTAAAAGTAAGCAGACCTTTTTCTGATTTTGGCTGTTTTTATGAAGATAAGCGCGGGATAATGCTTTCCACTTTTACAGCTCCCAGGCGGTTAGATGCTTTTCGGGGCTTATCTTTACGGTTTTCTGCCGATAAAAAAGAGCGCGAGCAATTAATTTTTATTCTGATGCAAAAAATAGGCAAGAAATACTGAGGAACAATATGAATTACAATGAATTAAGAAAGGCGATATTAGATTATTTGAAGCGTAATCCCCATACTGGATTGTCCTACAATGAATTAGTTAATACTTTTCAGCTGCATAACACGGAAAAGTCCTTACTTAGCAAAATTTTAAGCGGATTACAGGAAGAAGAAGTTATAACCAAAAACCGCAAGAAGTATCAATTACTTCAAACACCGGAAGAGCAAGAGTCCTCCCCCACTTCCAATCCCAAATTATTACAGGGAATTTTTGATGCCACCTCTCTTTCCAAGGGTTTGTCTTTTGCCTTTATCCGAACTCCCCAACGAGATTACTATGTGGCTGAAGAAGATACCTATAATGCCTTTCACAATGATGTAGTTGCTTTTGAGCCAAAATACCGAAAAGGTCATCAGGATTATGCTATTATCAGGAAAATTGTAAAAAGGAGCTCTGACAAGCTGGCTGGAGAGCTTTCTGTAAAGAGTGGAAGTAGCGTTTTTATTTGCAGCAATCCCAAAATATTCAGATGGTTCATTGTTAATGATAACGGGGGTGCCAAAAATGGAGATAAAGTTGTTATCCAGGTTGTTAACTGGGGAAATCCTTTTGCAGGACTATTGCCTGTAGGTAAAGTTATTGAAGTATTGGGTCCCTCAGGTGACCCGCAAGTTGAACTTCTTACAGTGATTCGGCAGTATAATCTGCCTTTGGAATTTCCGGAAGATGTATTAGCCGAGGCAAATCAGCTTCCAGAGAAAATAAGCCCGGAGGACTATCGTCAGCGGAGGGATTTGCGTAATCTTTATACTTTTACCATAGACCCGATTACTGCAAAGGATTTTGATGATGCTATTGCTATTGAAAAAATGGCTAATGGTTGGCGTCTATATGTGCATATTGCTGATGTAGCACATTATTTATCGGTATCGGGGGCAATTTTTCAGGAAGCCGCTAAAAGAGGAAACAGTTTTTATTTCCCGAAGATGGTCATTCCTATGCTCCCGGAACGCATTTCCAATCTTATTTGCAGTTTGCGTCCCGAGGAAGAAAAGCTGTGTTTAACCGTGCAAACGGATTTTGACAGCAAAGGCAGGATTCTGGAACAGCAAATTTATGAAAGCGTTATTTGCAGTAAAGCGCGGCTGAATTATGACGAAGTGGATGTTTTATTTGCCGGCAAAGAATCGGATTTAACTGAAGAGCTGAAGCAATATCTATTGGAGGCAAGAGCTCTCTCCCGGCTTTTAACAAAACAACGCTTAGATGCCGGTTACATCTTTTTTGATTTACCGGATATTGAATATGAATATGATGAGAACGGCTTTTTGAAACATTTAAATTTAGCAGAGGAAACGGAGAGTCATAAGTTAATTGAAAACTTTATGCTGATTGCCAACGAATATGTGGCAAAACGCCTTTCGCAAACTGCTCCAGCAACGCTATACCGCATTCATGAAGACCCCGATTTTAACAAGCTGGAACGGTTTATTGAACTTCTCTCCTATTATGGAGTTAAATGGGTAATGTATGAAGACCTGAATAAATCGCTTCAATATCTGTTAAATTCATTTCCTAATGAGGCATATCATCGTGTTTTTGATCGCATTGCCTTAAGGAGTATGAAAAAAGCCAAATACAGCACCGAACACATTCATCATTTCGGTTTAGGGATGGAATATTACACTCATTTTACCAGCCCCATCCGCCGTCTTTGCGATCTGGTTATTCATTATTTATGCAAAACCTGGTTATGCCACAGCAGTTCACAGCAATTTTCTGCTTCACAGCTTAAACATTATGCGGAAGTAGCTTCCGAACAGGAAATTCAGGCAGACCAATCGGAACGCGATATAGAAAGAGTTTACAGCCGCACTCTGTTGCAAGAGCACGAAGGAGAAATTTACTCCGGAATGGTTATCTCTGCAAATTCCGGAGGTTTAATTGTCCAATTGGATGAAATTCCGGTTACGGGAATTATTAAAGAAATGAATTTAGGAGAAGGTAACTTTGATTTCATAGAACCAGAAATGCGCTTTGTGAATCGTAGAACTCATCAGTATTATCAGTTGATGGATACTTTAGAGGTTATTATCAGCTATGTTGAAGATGATATATACTTGGATCCTTTCCCTGAAACCCTGCGTCATAATGCCCCCAAATCCAAAACATTAACCTCCTCAAAACCCTCTTCCAGAGCGAAATCCCCGGCGTCACCAAAAAACAGACAGACGAAATCCTCTTCATCATCCAAAGCCCGTTCTGCAAAATCAACGAACTCAAGAGGCCATAAATGAAAAAAGCTATCGGTATTTTTGATTCCGGAGTTGGTGGTTTAACCGTTTATAAAGCCATCCGAAATGCCTTTCCGGAAGAGGATATTATATATTTTGGCGATACTGCCAGAGTGCCCTACGGTCCCAAATCACCCAATACAATCATTGAGTATTCTCTCCAAAATGCCCGGTTTTTATTGCAACAGGGAATCAAGATTCTTATTATTGCCTGCAATACATCCTCCGCAGTAGCTCTTCCCGCCTTGCAAAAATTAACTGACATCCCGATTATCGGAGTTATTGAACCGGGTGCGGAACAGGCAGCTAAAACAACGAAAAATAATCGCATTGGCGTTATCGGAACCGAAGGAACTATAAATAGCGGTGCTTATCCTGCAGCGATAAAAAAATTCCTTCCCGAAGTGCAAATTTTTTCGGTTGCCTGCCCTCTATTTGTTCCTTTGGTTGAAGAGGGCTGGTTGGAACATCCTGCTGCAGAACTAATTACCAAAGAATACCTGGTTCCTTTGAAAGAACATAATATAGATACCCTGGTTTTGGGGTGCACTCATTATCCCTTGCTTTCTAAAATCATTCAACAGGTTATGGGACAGGAAGTTACTTTGGTGGATAGTGCAATGGCAATTGCTGATTATCTGAGCATTTATTTAAGTAGTGAAACCGATGGACAGAAAGGGATGGATACTTTCTATGTAAGCGATAACGAAGCTAAATTTGCCTGCATAGCAGAACGCATTTTGAATTCCCGCTGCGGCAATTTAACCAAAGTCCGTCTCTTTGAAAGCTGGTTCAAGGAATAAAACCCAATAACCGGGAAGGAATTATCCTAATGAAAACGGTATCTTATTCTCTCACATATAAATTGAACTCGGCTTTGATCCTGCCGTTAACTTTTTTTGCCTCTTTTTATTGTTTCCTTACTGCCAACTTATATGCTGCTAAATACATTCCCGTATCATTCCCATATCGCGATACGGGCACGATACGGGAATCATATCGGAATGATAATGCCAAAACACAAGAAGCAAAAAGCAAGCAAGAGCTTTTCATTGGCGTAAAGCTTAACCCTTTATTCTGTTCCATCTCAAATTTTCCCCAAGCTATTTCAAGACATACTAATAACATACCAGAATATGAATTAATTATATGAGATGATATAAATATTTAAATTAAGTATATAGAGGTAATATTATGGAACCCTTAATTTTAACTGCTGCTATCACCGGAGCTGAAACCTCCCGCAAAGATCAGCCCAATTTACCGTTAACTCCCCTGGAACAGGCAGAAGAAGCCAAGGCCTGTTTTGAGGCAGGAGCCCGAGTTATTCATTTGCATATCCGCGAAGATGACGGCAGACCTTCCCAACGACTGGATCGCTTTCAGGAAGCCATTTCTGCTATTCGGAAAGCAGTTCCCGAAATCATAATTCAAATCAGCACGGGTGGTGCTGTGGGCGAGTCCTTTGATAAACGGCTTGCTCCTTTAGCTTTAAAACCAGAAATGGCAACTCTTAACGCCGGCACTTTAAATTTTGGCGATGATATTTTCATCAATCATCCGGCAGATATAATTCGCCTGGCAGAGGCGTTTAAGAACTATGATGTCGTTCCTGAAATTGAGGTTTACGAATCGGGGATGATTGATGCTGTAGCAAAACTTATTAAAAAAGGGGTTATAACTCACAGTCCTTTGCACATTCAATTCGTTCTTGGTGTCCCCGGAGGAATGAATGGTAAGCCCAAAAACCTGATGTATATGATTGAACATTTGAAGGAAGAAATTCCCTCTGCAACCTGGGCTGTAGCTGGAATTGGCAAATGGCATATTCCAACATCGTTAATTGCGATGGTTACAGGAGGTCATATCCGCTGTGGTTTTGAAGATAACATCTTTTATTATAAGGGAGTAGTTGCTCAGTCCAATGCTCAGTTAGTAGCTCGCCTGGCAAGAATTGCCCAGGAAATTGGCCGTCCTCTTGCAACTCCGGAACAGGCGCGAGCGATTTTTGCTTTAAAAAGATAGCAGGAGTGAGGATGGAATTAACAGAAAATGCATTGAAGGTATTGGAAAAAAGATATTTCCGTAAAGATGAAAATGGGGTTCTTAAAGAGGACTGGGATAAAATGCTTACTCGCGTTGCCTCTAATATTGCAGGTGAAGACGCGGAAAAGGCTGATCGTTTTCATCGGTTGATGGATGCGGGTTATTTTTTACCCAATTCCCCCACTCTGATGAATGCCGGAAGTGATTTACAACAGCTCTCCGCCTGTTTCGTTTTGCCTATTGAAGACAGTATGGAAAGCATTTTTGAAACGGTAAAAAATGCTGCTTTAATACATAAAAGCGGAGGTGGAACCGGTTTTTCTTTCAGTCACTTAAGAGAAGCTAATGCCCGAGTTCGTTCTACCAATGGAGTTTCCAGTGGACCGCTATCCTTTCTGAAAGTTTTTAATGCTGCAACCGATGCTGTTAAACAAGGAGGAACGCGTAGAGGAGCCAATATGGCTATCTTAAATGTGGATCATCCCCAGATTTTAGATTTTATCACCTGCAAGGAAAATCCCGCGGAACTTACCAATTTTAATATCAGTGTTGGTATTACCGAGGAATTTATGCAGGCGGTAGCCAATGATGCTGAATATAATCTTATTTCTCCTCACACGGGAACTATTATCAAAACGCTGAAAGCTGCAGATGTTTTTGCTTTAATTGTGCAGATGGCTCATAAAAACGGCGAACCGGGAATTGTTTTTTTAGACCGGATGAATAATTCCAATCCTACTCCAATTTTGGGAAAAATTGAATCCACCAATCCCTGCGGAGAACAACCCTTACTTCCTTATGAGTCCTGTAATTTGGGTTCTCTCAATCTTGCTCTGTTTATTAAAGACGGAGATGTGGACTGGGATAAACTGCAAAAGGCGATATATGACAGCGTGGATTTTTTGGATGCAGTTATTGATGTTTCCCGTTATCCTTTGCCACAAATTGAAAGTGTTTCCAGGGCAAATCGCAAAATAGGTTTGGGGGTAATGGGTTGGGCTGATATGTTGTTTCAGTTAAAAATACCTTATGCCAGTGAGGAAGCGCTTGCTCTTGCCTCTAAAGTGATGGAATTTATAGATTTTAACGCTAAAATGCAATCTCTAAAACTGGCTGCTGAAAAATGTGCATTCCCCAATTTTGCCAAAAGTATTTATGCTGAGGGCAGCTTAAAACGGGAAAAATTATTCCAGGATTGGGACTACTTAAAAGCAAGAATACAAAAGGAAGGAATTCGCAATGCTACTCTTACTACTATTGCTCCAACAGGGACAATTAGTATGATTGCCGATACTTCCAGCGGAATTGAACCCCAATTTTCGCTTGCCTATGTGAAAAATGTGATGGATGGAGAGAAACTGCTCTATGTGAATAAATATTTACAGCAAGCTTTGGAAGAGAAGGGAATCTGTAATGAGGAATTGCTGGAAAAAATTTTAACCCGCGGTTCTCTTGCTGGAATTGAGGGTATCCCGGACGATTTGCAAAAGGTTTTTCAAACAGCTCACGATATTAGCCCTGAATGGCATATCAGAATGCAGGCAGCATTTCAAAATTATACAGATAATGCAGTTAGCAAAACCATAAATT harbors:
- the miaB gene encoding tRNA (N6-isopentenyl adenosine(37)-C2)-methylthiotransferase MiaB, which translates into the protein MKFYIETYGCQMNVADSELIASILTKAGHQKVTQIGEAELLLFNTCSVRSHAEERVLGRIQSEGHRKKDNPQLKIGVVGCMAQRLGKELKQENQVVDFIIGVDQYKNLPEILQGNIAATCLTDLDQTEVYRGFLPSHQSKFCAYITIMRGCNNFCSYCIVPYLRGRERSRPWQEIIQDTRTAGKQGRKDITLLGQNVNSYQDAEMNFPRLLAQLNCLEDIYRLRFITSHPKDLSDELIEVIAKSAKVCEHIHLPVQSGSDQILQEMNRNYTVQHYLDLVTKLRNAIPHIAITTDIMTGFPKETNEDFQDTLSLMKEVEFDDAFCYKFSPRPGTLAADFKEQVPEPERLLCLQQMIELQRTITLKKNKALIGRTVEVYIEGYSKKSKDIVFGKTRDFKNAVLRGSEQDFGTLQKVEVKDATASTLKCF
- a CDS encoding YicC family protein; this encodes MKSMTGFGSALISRENMDVEIEIKSINGRFLDLRLSLPRELSFYETEIRKQIVKTISRGTVEIRINFSDHREPKLMLDKTKLLKYNELAIEAANLLAIEEVISIEFLLQEPGVIESKNRLSEDSALAAILNEALEISLKRINESMLVEGEQIKQDLSVSMQKIEQAVNTIAELCDPFKKELFATMHRHIEELIGTYKIENLEQRLIQELAIYVDKYDIGEELSRLKAHILTFVATLQEEGDIGKTLNFIIQEMQREANTLGSKFSTAQSFPLILTIKEEIEKCREIVQNVA
- a CDS encoding VacB/RNase II family 3'-5' exoribonuclease, which codes for MNYNELRKAILDYLKRNPHTGLSYNELVNTFQLHNTEKSLLSKILSGLQEEEVITKNRKKYQLLQTPEEQESSPTSNPKLLQGIFDATSLSKGLSFAFIRTPQRDYYVAEEDTYNAFHNDVVAFEPKYRKGHQDYAIIRKIVKRSSDKLAGELSVKSGSSVFICSNPKIFRWFIVNDNGGAKNGDKVVIQVVNWGNPFAGLLPVGKVIEVLGPSGDPQVELLTVIRQYNLPLEFPEDVLAEANQLPEKISPEDYRQRRDLRNLYTFTIDPITAKDFDDAIAIEKMANGWRLYVHIADVAHYLSVSGAIFQEAAKRGNSFYFPKMVIPMLPERISNLICSLRPEEEKLCLTVQTDFDSKGRILEQQIYESVICSKARLNYDEVDVLFAGKESDLTEELKQYLLEARALSRLLTKQRLDAGYIFFDLPDIEYEYDENGFLKHLNLAEETESHKLIENFMLIANEYVAKRLSQTAPATLYRIHEDPDFNKLERFIELLSYYGVKWVMYEDLNKSLQYLLNSFPNEAYHRVFDRIALRSMKKAKYSTEHIHHFGLGMEYYTHFTSPIRRLCDLVIHYLCKTWLCHSSSQQFSASQLKHYAEVASEQEIQADQSERDIERVYSRTLLQEHEGEIYSGMVISANSGGLIVQLDEIPVTGIIKEMNLGEGNFDFIEPEMRFVNRRTHQYYQLMDTLEVIISYVEDDIYLDPFPETLRHNAPKSKTLTSSKPSSRAKSPASPKNRQTKSSSSSKARSAKSTNSRGHK
- the murI gene encoding glutamate racemase; translated protein: MKKAIGIFDSGVGGLTVYKAIRNAFPEEDIIYFGDTARVPYGPKSPNTIIEYSLQNARFLLQQGIKILIIACNTSSAVALPALQKLTDIPIIGVIEPGAEQAAKTTKNNRIGVIGTEGTINSGAYPAAIKKFLPEVQIFSVACPLFVPLVEEGWLEHPAAELITKEYLVPLKEHNIDTLVLGCTHYPLLSKIIQQVMGQEVTLVDSAMAIADYLSIYLSSETDGQKGMDTFYVSDNEAKFACIAERILNSRCGNLTKVRLFESWFKE
- a CDS encoding 3-keto-5-aminohexanoate cleavage protein, with protein sequence MEPLILTAAITGAETSRKDQPNLPLTPLEQAEEAKACFEAGARVIHLHIREDDGRPSQRLDRFQEAISAIRKAVPEIIIQISTGGAVGESFDKRLAPLALKPEMATLNAGTLNFGDDIFINHPADIIRLAEAFKNYDVVPEIEVYESGMIDAVAKLIKKGVITHSPLHIQFVLGVPGGMNGKPKNLMYMIEHLKEEIPSATWAVAGIGKWHIPTSLIAMVTGGHIRCGFEDNIFYYKGVVAQSNAQLVARLARIAQEIGRPLATPEQARAIFALKR
- a CDS encoding vitamin B12-dependent ribonucleotide reductase; translation: MELTENALKVLEKRYFRKDENGVLKEDWDKMLTRVASNIAGEDAEKADRFHRLMDAGYFLPNSPTLMNAGSDLQQLSACFVLPIEDSMESIFETVKNAALIHKSGGGTGFSFSHLREANARVRSTNGVSSGPLSFLKVFNAATDAVKQGGTRRGANMAILNVDHPQILDFITCKENPAELTNFNISVGITEEFMQAVANDAEYNLISPHTGTIIKTLKAADVFALIVQMAHKNGEPGIVFLDRMNNSNPTPILGKIESTNPCGEQPLLPYESCNLGSLNLALFIKDGDVDWDKLQKAIYDSVDFLDAVIDVSRYPLPQIESVSRANRKIGLGVMGWADMLFQLKIPYASEEALALASKVMEFIDFNAKMQSLKLAAEKCAFPNFAKSIYAEGSLKREKLFQDWDYLKARIQKEGIRNATLTTIAPTGTISMIADTSSGIEPQFSLAYVKNVMDGEKLLYVNKYLQQALEEKGICNEELLEKILTRGSLAGIEGIPDDLQKVFQTAHDISPEWHIRMQAAFQNYTDNAVSKTINFPNSATVEDIKSSYELAYQLGCKGVTVYRDGSRENQVLSLGTKTSSADKSEKKVAPRTRPEITKGVTQRLETGCGHMYVTINTDTQGACEVFIQMGKVGGCASAQLEAIARLVSLALRSQIKIESITRQLKGIRCPSPMWNKGTMITSCGDAVGKALEQFVTLYNKSDFQVSDIAEESPGFAVEQTLGNGFALCPDCGNTIEHIEGCLKCPVCGWSKC